Genomic window (Canis lupus dingo isolate Sandy chromosome 6, ASM325472v2, whole genome shotgun sequence):
CCACGCTCTTccagcagcccagggccctgctcGGCTTGCTCCAGCTGTAGGGCAGACTTAGGGGTCAGCCTGCATCCTTGCCACCTCCCACCCAGATGTGGTCCCTCTGAGGTACCTCACCTCCTTCAGGTAACAGGAGATGCCCCTCAGGGCCGCTGACATGGAGGATGGTGAAGCCAACTGAGGAGGTGAAGAGAAGATTCTGGAAACCTGGTctccctggggctgcccccccaccccacctgcagcACCCCACCGGCCTCACACAGACCGGGACCTGGCGCTCAAggcaaatgttaaaatgtttcttCTGTGAAGGCTTGAGGCGGCGGAGGGGTACTCGGATCTCCCCGATGAATTCATTGTGGCTCAGCTTATCCTCATCACAGACGGAGATCCTGGCGGGGAATTATAGGGTCAGGGCCCCCTGGCATGCCTGAGCCTGCTCCCCTGTGGGAGAAAGGTCCTCCAACTGAACTCAGCACCTGAAGCCTATCCTAGCTCTGCCCCAAACACTCTACGCCTCACCTGTCTCACGGGCTGTGTGGTGGGCACCGGGCCTGGAGCTGAGGAGGAGTGAGAAGGACGCTGTGATTTGCCCTGTTCCCCTGGCCCTCCCTCTCCAGCTGTCCAGGCCATCCCGGGTCCGTCAGGACCTGCACTGCTCCTTCAGGAGGCCCTCACAAAGCCCGAGCACCAGCACCCTCTGGAGCCTCCATTCAGAGCCTGGGGATTGGAGCCAACTGAACAACGTGCCCAGAGCACACGTTGGTGGGTGTGGGTCAGATTGTGTGAGCAAGGGCTAGAAGCACCTTGAGGAGCCTTGGCCAGTCACACTAGGACCCCACACCTCTGGGACTCCTGGCCTTGTCTGCATGCAGCAGGGAACCAGTCTGGGAGAGACCCAGGAGCCCAGCGAGtaagaaatgatttttagttCTCTTCATCCCTTCTTGCAGCTCCTGGTGCTTCCGTTGTGACACTCAAGCTATGTCACAGGGGAGAATTTATCTTCCACTTCTGGCACCTACTAgcttcctgtgtgaccttggccaagtcatcTCCCTATGCCTCAattcccatccataaaatggagataggAGTACCCACCTCCATCAACTGCCAGGATCAAGAGAAATAGATGTAAAGAGGCAGAGCCCAGCGCTGGGCACCCGTGAGTGCTCAGCTACTCAGGCCTAATGCTCTCACATCAGAAAGGTGGGCCAGACTTTCTGCCTCACTACCAGCAGGGTGACCTCCAAAACAACCCTGACCATGCCCCTGTCCCCATGCGAGCCCTCCCCCACTTTCCCCATTGCCAAGAATACAGATAAAGCCCTGGGTTATGGTCCCCTTCACTCCAGTCTCTGGTCTCCAGTCGGGGACTACAGCCCCCACAGCTCCACCTCCTGGGATGATGGAGCACGTTTCCTTCACTCCTTAGCACTGGATGTTAGGGGGGCACAGGCAACAGAAGGGGCAGACATGTCGGGGCTCTGAGGAGGGCTCTCAGAGACCAGGGAAAGCTTCCAAGAGGAGGCACAGCCTCAAGTATTGAATGAATGGTATTTAGGCTGGCCAAGAGAGGGGGGCACTTTCCGTGTAAGAAATATAACAGGCAAAGGTCAGGCTGATTGAACCTGGTCAGCCTGAAGAAGTCAGTCTGAAGAAGTCCGTCCTCTGCTGGAGCAGCAGTAGGAGGAAATGTTTGGGGGGCAGGAATGCCAGGGAAACATTTTGGCTTCCTGCCAAAGGGGATGGGGAGCCAGTGATTATTCTTGAGCATCTGAGAAGGGCTTAATGGGAAGCAGATCAACCAACCAAAGAAGGTGCCAAAAAGAGCTCTCAGAGGAGGTACTGACTGGAATCCTCAGGAACAGGGAGAATGGAGCCCTCACCTGAGCACCTTGTGGGTGATATCATCATCCGTGATCCCACTGTATGTCAGGTCCTCATTCCAGACAGGATTCAGTGTGTTCCTCTGAGTCTTAGTTTTTAGCTTATTGGCCTGAGGTGTGGGGACGAAGATTCTCAATATATGTCCCCCAGACATACAGAGcctgagggcaggggaagggtggGGACAGACCCACCAGCTGGGTCAAAGGCTATTACCTTGCAGGCtccaggcagcaggtgcagctTGACGTAGGGGTCAGCAAGGCCATTGAAATCCATGGGCTTGAGGCCCTGcagaggacagaaggaaagagggCTGCAAGCTCCCAgccctgctgcctgcctccctccctccctctgcagagTGGATCCTTGGGGTGTGGAGAGTCAAGAAGAGGGGTGCTGGGGGACAAGGGTCGGGGGAAGGAGGACAGGTCCAAACCGGACACCTGGAACCCGCCCCCAGGGTGGGAGGCACACAGGGCcagagctggggaggcagggagtgcCCACCTTGGCCCTGAGAATACTACAGTGCAGAGTGCAGGAGGCCTGGTCGTAGAGAAGGTCGAACTCCAGCATGCCCAGGGCGGCTGGCAAAGAGGGAAGAGGTAGCGTGAGTCCTGAGTTGATGTGTAAGGCAGGCGTGTGAGAGACCACCGGGCAGGCGGGCTGTGGAGCCTGTGGTGCTGGCGGGTGAAGGTGTGTGCCTGTCGGCAGCGGCTGTCAGCCTGCGAGCCTGTGCGCGAGTGTCTGGGTCCCTGGCTGGGCCGCAACTGGGGCTGTGTGGGTGGCTGAGTGTCTCAGCAGAAATATTGAATATTGAGCCTTTCTGAAACTGTAATCTCCGCCCCGACTGCAGCTGAGGCGGCAGTGCCCGCCTCCCCCAACACGCGTCCCGCAGAGCCCCGGGCCCCAAAGCCCCCATTCAGCCCCCGGGGCCCTCCATCCAAGCCCCCAGACTCACTGGTATCATCCGAGTCGTAACTGTCCACCTCAGCTCCGTCCTCGGGTGTGGTGGCCCCAAGGAGGGCTGCAggcggggccagggccaggggcgcCAGCCGAGCAGGGGCCTCCCTGAGATCTCTGCCCCCGCCTTCTGGTCCCAGTGCCCGGCGGGGGAAGTAGTCAGAGATCTGCCGGATGGGCCGGATGGGCCCGGGGCACACGTTGATGGCCATGTGCTCCTGGATGTTGATGGTCATGCGGTCGCCCCTGCGGCCCCTCATGCAGCACCCCTGGCTGCGAAAAGGATGAGAGGGAGGTCCCAGAGAGTGTGAGCCCCAGGTGGATTCTTCATACCTGCCGGCTGTTGGCAGACGGCCAGGCGGCCACCTCCCCAGCTGGTGGGGCCCTCCCGGGCTTCCCTGCCCAGGTGTCAAGGGAGAAGGTGGCCTGTACCAGCCCGCAGGCAGACAGGAAGCCTGGGCCCCCCAGACCCCTGTTTTGctcccccctcacccccgccGGGCTGCCAGCCCACTCCCCCAGGCAGGTCCTAGCTCCACCTCAGCCGTGCCCACATACCTTTGGATGGTCCCGGTGTCATCTTTCCGGCTCCTGGCCCTCATCCCGGGATGCCCTCCGCccctgggctcctgcctcccTCGGAAGCAGCCCCACAGGCACTGTCCATCCCTCTGCACCAGGCGCTTGTCTGGCCCAGGGGGCACGCACCCCTCTACGCTTTCCCTGCCCACTGTCCTTCATGCAGCCGCGGGATCTGCCCGCCTGCCTGACTGGCCCCCCCGCCCTGCAGCCCAACGCGGGGACCCCTGCCTCAGATGCCTCCTCCTGAGACCGGCAATTCAAGACGAGCCAGAAATTGCAGCCTCCAGGGAGCTAAACACCCCGTGGGCACACAGGCTAACACGCACGCTCGCCCTCACCCTCACGCCCCCGGCGGCCCAGCCCTCtgcacctgtgtctctgcctccaacAGGTGCCCAAGCACTGGGGGGACGGCGGGGACGGGCTGGGCGGTGGCGGCCGGCGATTCCCGGGGCGGCCAGCGAGAAGAGCGCGGAGTCCGGCGGTGAGAGccgagagggagggagggtgagcaGGAGAAAGtgcggggaggagggggtgagCGAGGTGGAGGCGAGGATGCAGCCGGCGcaggcggcggggggcggggaggggcggccggaggctggggagggggcgggactctcccgcccgcgcccgccgggcACACTTAGGGGCGCACGCgagtgcgcacacacacacgcacacacacacgggcactCCCGCGCACACGCCTGCGCCCACGTGCGCACGCTCGCACACATGCACTAACCCACCCCGGAGAACTTCGCGTGCACACACTCGCGGACACACGGGCTCCCTGCGCCACCGAGAAGCAGCGGCGAGAACTGCCCGGTGTTCCCCAACTCCCCGGAgaccccgggcccccgcccctgcccctgcccctgccccggcaCCGAGCCCGCGGCGCCTCCCTCCCCTGCGGGCTCCTCGCTTCCCCCACCCCGGGCCTGCGGGACCCAGACCACCCGCCTGGTTGCCATGGCGACGCTgcgcctcctccctcctccccggccccccccGCGCCTCCTCACGCCCCTCCCCCACGGACAGCGCCCGGGGGAGGGAATAGGTTGttgggccctcccctccccaaatccGTAGGGGCGGGGCTTAGAGATCCGCAGTCACCCGGGGTGGGCCGGGGGACGGTATCCGATCCGCTCGCGCTCGCTGGCCTGGGACCCTGGGGGGCCCTCTCCCCGCCAAGCCGGGCTGGGGAACCTCACAGTCTGACGGAGGGGACGGGTCCGAGGCTGTGGCTTCCCCCACGCCTCTTCTCTGGGGCTGTTCAGGCCTCTCTCCTGTGGTCAGCCAGTCCCCAAGGGCCGGGGTCCCCTTCTCGGGGATGGCATCTCCCTTGGGAATCCACCCTTCCTCACCCCACCCTCTGCCATGTCCAATTCCATCCCTCCCGTGAGGCGTCGGGCTTCTTTCCGAGCCTTGCAGTTCGCCATTTCCCACCTGAACCCTGCCATCTGCCTGTCAAACTCCAGCCTCAGATCTTTGCTCTTCTTTGCCCCAAACCCGCCATTCCCCTAAAACAGAGCACCTACAGTGGCCTTCAAGCCCTTAGGTCCAAGACCCTGActcctcccatccccatcccGTCACTCCCACCTCCGTGGCTGTTGGCAGGAAGGTTACCTACAGTCCCTAGAACAGACCTGGATCCCTGAGGCCTCTGGACCTTTGCTCATAGGACCTCCTCTGCCAGAAAGAGCTTCCCTTTCTTCAGGGTCATCCTGGGTCACCTCTTCCTAGGACCTTTCCTGGagcatccccaccccacccccttgctTCCAGTGTGctgcctgccttaggctcagttcTACCTGCTTACATTTCTGTCTCCCCCACCACCTGGGAGTGTTATGGAGGCTGCCCCAAGCTGGGCCTAGCACTAAGTTGGCATCCCTAAGTACTGTGATTTAAAAGTAAGAGAAGTGTGGTTGCACAGTAATGTGAATATAGTTAACACTACTGAACCGTACGTATGCTTGCAAATGGTTAAGATAGAAatattgttatttgtattttttaaaagtacacatttaaaaaaaaaaaggttttatttacttattcatgagggacacagggagagggagaagcagactccatgcagggaaccagacaatcctgggtctccagaatcatgccccccCCCCTGGGGGGGGgtccgaaggcggtgctaaaccactgagccacccgggctgcccacaatatttttttttaaagagagagaaatgcaaagtCAGACCACACTGAGATAGCACTTATCACCCACCAGATGACAAAACTCAAAGCATCAATTAACTCGCAATGTGTGCAACGCTGTGGGTAAGTGGGCAGGCACCACCTCTGCGGAGGCCATTCTGATGGTGGATGCCAAGATGCCAAATACATAGActctttgacccagaaattctacttctaggattTCTACTTCTAGCTTATAGGCTGGCCCATGAGCAAAATAATAGAAGTTCAGAGCTCTGAAATGCAACATGTTTGCAATGACAAAAGACTGGAAATAACTTAAATGTCCACGAGCGGGGTATCAGTTCAGTGGGTTTTGACACAATTTCATGTGATGAAATAGTATGCAGCCATGAAAAAGAGAGCCCATGGTACTTGTATGCACTTGCACAGAGTCATCTTCCCAGTCTCAGGTTAACCTAAAAAAGTAAGATGCAGAACACTATGTGTGGAATGGGGAGAAAAGAGTTTAtatgtgtttggttttttgtgtGTAACTTATCCCTGGAAGCCTGCCCAAGAAGACATTGAGCTCTGAGGAGATTGCTATGGGGTAGAGTAGGGCAGAAATAGGAAACGcttattttccatccttttgtaccttttgaatttCGTACCAGGCACATATGTTGCCATGCaaaagaatatgttaaaaaaaatatgttaaaatatatttagaggcAACCAACAGGTGTCCTTTGGGACTGTCCAGGATAAGAAAAAAGGCAGGACAAAGGGAGACTCCATCCAGGACCAGAGCTGGTGGGTTTGGCAAGAGGCAGAACTgggggagtgggggctgggggcttccggggggggggggcaggggtgctggccATGAATTCCTgcctcctctgcttctgcctttctcttggcTTCACTCAGATCCAGCAACACACCTGCAGAAAGCCTTATTGAGGGAAGGTGAGGATAAAGCCGGAGCTGGAGCCAGTTGCAGGGCAAATGGTAGACAGTGCTCAGCCCTGGCTTGTCCACAGATAGATTTTCATCCATCCGTtcagccaataaatatttattgaacacctactatataCTTTGGTGCAAGTCTATAACCACGATCAGTGATCTCTAGCTTCGTAGCTTTGTAGGGGAGATAGACAAATACACAGACAAGTCTAATGCAGTGAGACAGACAGGGGATGATCAGAAGGCCATGAGAGTTCCCTTCCTAGGGAAGTGTTATCTCAGCTGAGACCCGAAAGATAAGAGAAGTTAACCATTTCCTAACTGGAAGGGGATGCAAGCGAGTCCTAGGCATAGGTGTGTGCAAAGACTGCAGTGTGCTGAGTGAGGGAGGTCATGCAAGAGctgaggtgggtgggtggacagGGCTGAGCAAGAGTCTTGCAGGTCAGGGTAAGAAGTTCATAATTTACCCAGGTACTAGGGGAAGCCATTGGAGGGTTTTAAGTAGTGCATCTGAGTGTTCTGGTTTGTTCTCCCCGAGGGAAGAATGAAGAGACCGAAGTCCACCAGTCCACAGGCTGTTGGAATACCAGGGGAGGTATGGGTATTGAAATAGTCAGCAATGGAGGGTGAGGGAGGTGGATGGATTTGAGATTTATGTTGGAAATTGAGCTAACAGGTCTTGATGATGGCTttgtccagagagagagagggaggggttgAGATGACTCCTGGGTGTATGTATCCAGCAGAGCATCTCCAGAACAGTGAGACCATTTGCAGCAATGGGAAGCAGGAGCCCAGTCTGGGGTAGGAGAACCAAGGGCTCCATTTGAGATCTATTGAGTTGGAGATGGTTTTGGACATACAGAGACACGAAGCAGGAAGTTGGGTAGAGGAGTCTGGAGCTCAGAGGAAAGGACTAGGCTGGAAATATACATTTGTGAGTCACCAGcatatagatggtatttaaagccatgagactGAATGAGATCACctagggagagagaatatagacagagaagagaaagtccAAGGCTGAGCTGGCTGTAGAAGGAGGAACTCTGAAAAATCACCAAGCATGGGTCCCCTGCCAAGAGGCACAGGCCTGTGCCCTCAGAATGAACAGAGGTAACCATTAGATTTGGCAAGTTAAGAAGTCGTTGGTAGACTTAGCAAAAGTGGTTTCAGTAGAGTGGTGAGGACAGAGCCGGGTTGGAAGAGATTGAAGAATACATTCAAGGCAAGGGAGCAGAGACAGCAATAGACAGCCCATTAGAGGTTGTCCGTCTAAACCATCCAAGAGTTCGCTCCCCTATGACCTCTGAGGGCAGACCGGGCCCTGGTGATTTCTATCTAAGCCATAaatggagcccagcacagagcaggaaCGCAATACAGTTACTTAATGATtggatgcatgaatgaatgataaatcaCTGCCTGTGTCAAAAGGGCCTTTTCTGGTGGGGAGGGCAGCTGTATGCTTTTGGGGGAGATTGAGGAAACTGCCAGATCCACTCCAATGGCTAAAGGCTCTGGACCCCTTCTCCTAGCTAAAGGAGGCAGCAGCTGCAgacaggcctgggggtgggaacCCGGGCTCTCAAGTCAAAGAGTCAGGTTGCTGGACTCTCCACTGACCCTCACGTGTAGGTGACTTTGGGTAAGTCACTCCCTCTTTCTCAGAAGAGAGAAGTATAGGCGAAGGAAGCTCACAGGAGGTCCCATAGATGGTAGTCTGTCTCCTTTACcccatttcctccttcctgggCTTAGTGTTCAGGAAATAGCGGCTGATCAGGGAAGCAACCTTGCCCCGCTACTGGGGGGAGACTGGCTGGGTACCCCCCAGAAGGCAAGACAGACGAGGGGTAGGGACCCAGGGTAGGAGGGCGCTTATATCCGAGGAGAGAAGAGCTTCCAACACGCCACAGACACGTGCCCAGTTTGGGGCAAGTCAGGGAACTGGGACTGTCAGGGATGGCTGAACAGGCATCTGTGTAAGCAAACCAAGAAGACCCTGAAGTGTCCTTGGGCTTGAGTGGGGCGGGACATATCTGTGACAGACAGGCCCACCTGCCAATCAGAGGGACGCTAACTCCTGGAGGCTGAGAGGGGCCCGCAGGATGGCCAGTGGCCGTTGGGAAGTGACAAATAGAGAAAAGCGCGGACTGGAAATGGGAAATGGGAAGGCCCTTGGGGGAGCCCACCCAGAAAGAGGAGCCTGCGAGGGTGCTGTGGGTGACCAAGTGACCTGCCTCGAGGTGGGCGGGGCCTTTCCCCGGACGATCCTTTCCTGCGGCACCTGCGGAAAGGAGCGGGAGGAGGGCTCGGAGCTGCTGGAGCGCTGCCCttgcgggcgggcgggcgggtgggGCGAGGGGACCGGCAGGCGTGGACACGGCTGCCACCTAGTGGGACAAGCCTGTTATTTCTCCTGGCGCGGGACTCCAGGGCCGTCCTCTGCAGAGCGCTGAGACCCCTGTGCCTTTGAATTTGGGGACACAAGGCAAGGGGGAGCCTCAGAGAGGAAAATGCAGAGCCCGGGGAAGTGTGCGTCACCCCCACTACTTTGCCCCTCTGTACCTTGGTTCCCTTTCCTGTATAATGAGGACAGGCTTGCTGTCTGTGATGTAGTCCATGTGGAGAGTGGAGTTgcgagggggggggcgggggggggggttattGAAGGAGCTTATCCCTGCTCCTCAGCCCAGGAGAGACTGCATGATACACAAATGCAGCTCTCCTTAGTCCCTGCTAAGCCCCTCCTATTTCTAAATTTTGGGACTGCCCCAGCTACTATTTTATAATCAGCATCACCCCAAAGGATGACAGCCCTGGGGGGGGTGTCCCCAGCTCCCAGTTCccagctctttctctcttccctccctccagagCTGTGCTCAGAATGGCTCCAGGTTATGACATCACAGAGCCCCCACCCCTGTGACAGGAGTGGAAGGGTCATGAGGCTGTGGCAGTGGACCAGAGCATGGGCGTGGCTGGTTGGGCTCGGGGCCATAGAAACAGGTGGGAAGCTATCCTGGGAGCAGTGGGGACAAGGAAGTCTTGGGGGTGAGGGGTTAATTGGCCTTAGGAGCTGGGAGGGCAAGCCAGggtcttcctctccttccacatgtctctcccaccctccccatccAGCATGGGCCTTCGCATGGAGAGCTCAGTTGATCCTTGAGAAATTCCTGGAACCAAATCAAGTCCCTCTACAGCCATACTAAGGCTGTGTGGCCTGGCAGGGTCCTGGGTTGGCCTCAGCCtcttggggtggagggcagaggtcTGCTGGATTCTAGACGTAGACTTTGCTTCCTTAGCACCCAGGCGGGAAAATGCCAATGTCTTGGCCCGAGGAGCAGAGTCTCTACTCTTCATAGAGAGACCTGACTTCTTTGATTACCCAGACTCAGACCAAGCCAGGATCCTGGCCGTGGCCCAGTTTATTGGGGAGAAACCTGTCATCTTTGTTAACTCAGGTATGAACCAGCTTGAGAAGGGGCCTCCTTCCTTGCCAGGGCCTGGAGAAGAGCTGCCCTTGGCCCTTCGATTGGAGATGAGTCCAGGgtccccatctccccttccttGTCTAACAGGATCCAACTCTGAGTTCTTCCATCACATCCTGGTGGGCGCTCTGGTGGtggccttcctcttcctcctgtaCCAGTTCTTCATACACATGTAAGGCCCCCCCTTCTCCCCTGGCCCCTCCCACCTCAGCCTTCCTTGGGAGAAGGTGAAGAACCCAAAAGCCTAGGGAGGCAGGGTGTGGCCTCCCACCTCTGATCTCATATTCCATAGGACCTGCCAGAAAGGGGCCTGAGGAGTTGGACACAGGCCCTGGACTCTGCCCTGAGTGCCCAAactgcccctcctctcctgctgaTGAATTAAAGtctacttttttcttccctcactgCTTGGTACCCAGTCAGGGAGTCCTACCCCATCCTGTGGTCATCCGTGCTCTCTAGCCCCagacccccaccctgcccagcacCAAAGAACTGGGTGAAGAGGGCCTTGGTGGCGTTCACGCAGATCAGATCGTCTTTATTAGCGGTCTGTAAAGCACCTCCCAGGGTCCCCTGACCCCAGACTGGAGGAAGCCTTGAGAGGTCTGTAGCACCAGGGACATGCCAGGGCCTGAGGGCAAGATGTGCAGCCTAATTGGGAAGGGATGGGGctccccctcacctgcccccGGGATTGCTCAGCACTGGGAAGGTTGGGGGTAgcagccacctccctccccccacccccacaaattAGTATGAATTtgggcaaataaataaaataaataagattcctCAGGCTGGCCTCCCCAAGGAGCAGTGGAGGCAGCTAGCCCCAAGCAAGgcctgcgggggagggggggtgagtTAGGgtgtccccctccctcctggaTGGTGGGGAACCGAGAGGAGTCTGCAGCAGGGGGCTGGGATGGCCTTGGTGACAGGCCTCCCCCACATTCTCTGAGTCCCAGTCCCCTTGAGTCAGTCTCCCCATGGCCCTCTAGCCCTTCCTCTGTCCTTTGCTTCCCCAGGGCCCCAAGGTTGGTAATGGGAGAAAGGGTGCGCAGGAAGGGGTttgctaccttcagctcaggcactGCTGGGGGAAGAggctccccctccctgcctgccttttcacctgatccctgcccctctgcccctgagGGGAGATGTCCCACCCCCCTGGAGTCCATCTGTTAGGGGCTGTCAGGGCAAGAGGCCCCTGGCTCCCACCCGCTGCCTGGCAGCCCCAGAGCCCAGTCCCcaaggggcggggtggggcgggtcCCCGGCCCCACCCTCAGTCCTGGGTCTGACATGGAGACCGAggcggggagccccggggccGGAAGAGGCGGCAGGCCCCGCGGCAGATGAGGAAGAACCAGTAGAGCTGGGGGGCCAGGAGCAGCGCGGCGCCCAGGTTGACGTGCACCGGGATGGCGAGAGGCACCGCAAGCAGAGGCAGGCCGGCGTGCCGCCCGTAGGCCCAGTACAGGTAGGGGAAGAGCAGCACCCGGCAGCAGAGGAAGCTGATGAGCATCAGGGCCCCGTTCACCTTGTGCAGCAGAGTGTGCTGCTGCTTATACtgcgggtgggtgggtgggtgggcggggaggtcagagagcaggggcagcaggggaagGGTTGCCCACTTCCCCTACTCAGCCCCTCCAGGCCCCACCTCCCCTAACCCAGGCCTGTAGCCCCCCCAGACCTGGCATGTTAAAGAATTCCTGCAGGTCCCTGAAAGCGCCCTCCCTTCAGGCTCAAATACCCTCAGGTACAGTCTCACCTGGATGAGGATCTTGCCAAGGCAGACGAAGGGGGTGCTGACCTCAGCCATCAGCAAGCAGCCTAGAAAGAAATCTCCCTTGCCTTGACGCCACACCTGCGGAGGAGAAGGAGGAACTAGCCTGGCCTCACCCtggactccctccctcccttctctatcGGCCAATTTTGGAGATGCTTAACTCTGAAAGTATGAACACGTATGCACAGTAGCAAAGCCACAGGTGTGACCTCACTGTATCCCTCCAACCATCCCTCAGGTGAGACTGTATACCTTgcattatagatgaggaaattgaggccaagAGACATGCAACCGCAACTCCCAGGTACCACGGCTGGCTGGGCATATCCAGTCCAGGCCAGGCTGACCCCAGGCCCTCCCGCTGTTTGGGGCAGGGGTGCttgggcaggggtaggggtggggagccTTCTGTGGGAACTTTCCATCCTGGGCCTGCCCTGCTACTGGGACCTGGCCGCAGGGCTTCCCAGGCTCTGGCAGTGCTGGTGTGAGTAGGACAGGGGGCCCTGGCTTTCAGCACCTCAACTCACCACAGACAGCGGGAAGCATACGAGCACCATGACGGCGTGGTGGAGCACCATGAGGAACTCCTTGTGCAGATAGCCGCGCGCCACGGCCCAGGTGCTGCCCGGAGCTCGGGCCCCCCCTTCGTCCCCTCCATGCCCCTTGACCTGGTGCTTGTGCCAATGACACAGGAACATGGCGTAGATGTCATAGATGAAGTAGGGCACTGCAAATTGCGTGTAGGCAGAGGAAAGCCAGTGTCTgttgggcagagagaaagagaagagtcaaagaagaaaggagatggaCAGAGCAGCAACTAGGTGCCAGAGTCAACCCTGGATGTGCCACAGGAGTCAGACCCCAAGTGATAATCAAAACAACCTAGTTCCTGGTTAATGGAGCTCAAAGGTAGAGTGCAAGAAACTAGCCCAAGGTCAGACAGTCACACTGCTGGTAGGTAGGAATGCTGGGAATTAAACCCAGACTGGCTGATCTCAGAACCCAGCcatttttcatattcattcattcattcattcattcttcattcattcattcattctctctctctctctctcactgcagtATGGTGGAGGGGAAAAGACACCAAAGGACAGCCACAGATCACAGGGCAGCAACATAGTGAGAAAGCAAACTCAGGCATTATATGACAGACATCTGAGGTTAGAGCAAATAACAGCAGAAGAGGCAAGAGCAGCGGAGAGGGATCGTATGGGCTGACATCCAACTGCCATGCAGTCACTGTTCTAATATCCAAAACCTTTTACAAGCATGAACTTATTCACTCCCCACAGAAACCCTATACAAAGTAAGGATGGTTATCACCcctattttacagctgaggaaattgAGAGGCTAGGTAACTTGGCAAGGAATAGCCAATTGCAGGAAGTCTGGCTCAAAAGCCCCCAGCCCTCAGCCCGGCTCTCCCTAGAAGATTGCAGACAGGTGTCACCGACAAGCCTCACTGGGGATTTGGTGGTGTCGTCGGTGTACTTGTTCTGCCTGAATGTGGCCCAACCTCTTGTTTTTTTCAGGTACAGCCAAGCATTAAGGAGAAAACGCTGAGCAAAAGGAGCCAAGAGCAGAGAAAGTTCTGTGTACTTTGAgagtaaacaaaaatgaaaagtgcaTGAATATGCAACattgcatttttcttcttgaCTCAGCATGTTGAGTACTTTCTCTTAAATGCTGTAGCCCTGTGGCAGGTCCGAAGTGGGGGTGCGAGGTCAGGGAGGTTGGCCCAGGGAACTGGCCCAGCTACATGGATGGATGAAAGCAAAATCAGCCAGAG
Coding sequences:
- the TLCD3B gene encoding ceramide synthase isoform X1; this translates as MGASGRKHMIGHMCQEFWVPMRITSLPLQPPPCPSETGMTLLFVLGCIFFPLSFAILCWGLQNHSNLRMDRPEAVLVASKLVSSVQAVMASTAGYIVSTSCKHIIDDQHWLSSAYTQFAVPYFIYDIYAMFLCHWHKHQVKGHGGDEGGARAPGSTWAVARGYLHKEFLMVLHHAVMVLVCFPLSVVWRQGKGDFFLGCLLMAEVSTPFVCLGKILIQLPLLPGAALPLPVLGLRAARRPASACGASRHPGARQPGRRAAPGPPALLVLPHLPRGLPPLPAPGLPASVSMSDPGLRVGPGTRPTPPLGDWALGLPGSGWEPGASCPDSP
- the TLCD3B gene encoding ceramide synthase isoform X4 — protein: MTLLFVLGCIFFPLSFAILCWGLQNHSNLRMDRPEAVLVASKLVSSVQAVMASTAGYIVSTSCKHIIDDQHWLSSAYTQFAVPYFIYDIYAMFLCHWHKHQVKGHGGDEGGARAPGSTWAVARGYLHKEFLMVLHHAVMVLVCFPLSVVWRQGKGDFFLGCLLMAEVSTPFVCLGKILIQLPLLPGAALPLPVLGLRAARRPASACGASRHPGARQPGRRAAPGPPALLVLPHLPRGLPPLPAPGLPASVSMSDPGLRVGPGTRPTPPLGDWALGLPGSGWEPGASCPDSP
- the TLCD3B gene encoding ceramide synthase isoform X2, with product MRITSLPLQPPPCPSETGMTLLFVLGCIFFPLSFAILCWGLQNHSNLRMDRPEAVLVASKLVSSVQAVMASTAGYIVSTSCKHIIDDQHWLSSAYTQFAVPYFIYDIYAMFLCHWHKHQVKGHGGDEGGARAPGSTWAVARGYLHKEFLMVLHHAVMVLVCFPLSVVWRQGKGDFFLGCLLMAEVSTPFVCLGKILIQLPLLPGAALPLPVLGLRAARRPASACGASRHPGARQPGRRAAPGPPALLVLPHLPRGLPPLPAPGLPASVSMSDPGLRVGPGTRPTPPLGDWALGLPGSGWEPGASCPDSP
- the TLCD3B gene encoding ceramide synthase isoform X3, with the protein product MLTPMVAGGVVFPGLFLLSKNTLQRLPQLRWEEADAVIVSARLVSSVQAVMASTAGYIVSTSCKHIIDDQHWLSSAYTQFAVPYFIYDIYAMFLCHWHKHQVKGHGGDEGGARAPGSTWAVARGYLHKEFLMVLHHAVMVLVCFPLSVVWRQGKGDFFLGCLLMAEVSTPFVCLGKILIQLPLLPGAALPLPVLGLRAARRPASACGASRHPGARQPGRRAAPGPPALLVLPHLPRGLPPLPAPGLPASVSMSDPGLRVGPGTRPTPPLGDWALGLPGSGWEPGASCPDSP
- the TLCD3B gene encoding ceramide synthase isoform X5, whose amino-acid sequence is MLTPMVAGGVVFPGLFLLSKNTLQRLPQLRWEEADAVIVSARLVSSVQAVMASTAGYIVSTSCKHIIDDQHWLSSAYTQFAVPYFIYDIYAMFLCHWHKHQVKGHGGDEGGARAPGSTWAVARGYLHKEFLMVLHHAVMVLVCFPLSVVWRQGKGDFFLGCLLMAEVSTPFVCLGKILIQYKQQHTLLHKVNGALMLISFLCCRVLLFPYLYWAYGRHAGLPLLAVPLAIPVHVNLGAALLLAPQLYWFFLICRGACRLFRPRGSPPRSPCQTQD